Proteins from a genomic interval of Polaribacter sp. Q13:
- a CDS encoding head GIN domain-containing protein — MNKKIILTSLILTITFAVNAQSWFGNSSRVKGNGNVVTITRTTSNFNGISAGGSFDVILVKGKEGEITIQGEENIIPLIETEVSDDILKIKYKNNTNISTTKRVVVTVSYEQIESVALGGSGNISSASLIKENHFKVSIGGSGSITIKVDADSVNASVGGSGNINIEGKSNELTCSIAGSGSIKAYGLQTNEVYANVAGSGSIKTTVKSKIKAKLVGSGSVYYKGNPTDVKSKSVGSGDIINKN; from the coding sequence ATGAACAAAAAAATAATTTTAACCAGTTTAATTTTAACAATCACCTTTGCGGTAAATGCACAAAGTTGGTTCGGAAATAGTAGTAGGGTAAAAGGAAACGGAAATGTGGTTACTATAACAAGAACCACTTCTAATTTTAACGGTATTTCTGCCGGTGGATCTTTTGATGTAATTCTTGTAAAAGGAAAAGAAGGTGAAATAACAATACAAGGAGAAGAGAACATAATTCCACTAATAGAAACAGAAGTTTCTGATGATATTTTAAAAATTAAGTATAAGAATAACACCAATATCAGTACCACAAAAAGAGTGGTTGTTACCGTTTCTTATGAGCAAATAGAAAGTGTTGCTTTGGGTGGTTCTGGTAATATATCAAGTGCTTCTTTAATAAAAGAGAACCATTTTAAAGTAAGTATCGGTGGCTCTGGAAGTATTACTATTAAAGTGGATGCAGACAGTGTAAATGCTTCAGTTGGAGGTTCTGGAAATATAAATATAGAAGGGAAGTCTAACGAATTAACATGCTCAATTGCCGGTTCTGGAAGTATTAAGGCTTATGGTTTGCAAACGAATGAAGTATACGCTAATGTTGCCGGTTCTGGAAGTATTAAAACAACGGTAAAGTCTAAAATTAAAGCAAAATTAGTGGGCTCTGGTAGTGTCTATTATAAAGGAAATCCTACAGATGTTAAAAGTAAATCCGTTGGTTCTGGAGATATTATAAATAAAAATTAG
- a CDS encoding type II toxin-antitoxin system HigB family toxin — protein MRVIAKRPLRDFWLKHSDAEQQLTAWYRETERSNWESLNELKREYPSASILKDNSAVFNIKENNYRLIMKF, from the coding sequence GTGCGAGTTATTGCAAAACGACCTTTAAGAGATTTTTGGTTAAAACATTCAGATGCTGAACAGCAACTTACCGCATGGTACAGAGAAACCGAAAGATCTAACTGGGAATCTCTAAATGAATTAAAAAGAGAATACCCAAGTGCTAGTATTTTAAAAGATAATAGCGCAGTATTTAATATAAAAGAAAATAATTATCGGTTAATTATGAAGTTTTAA
- a CDS encoding SDR family oxidoreductase has translation MKIAVTSASGKLGASIVRHLIKAIGKENVIGIARTPEKAAYLDVEIRKGDYNNREDFEKALQGVDAVLLVSGMDDPKKRIIQHRNVIEAAKSNGVQKIVYTSIVGAEENNAFSPIVQTNRQTEKDVINSGLDWVIGRNGIYIEPDLEYIDTYVKDGEIRNCAGEGKCMYTSREELGFAYSKMLLEEKHNGSTYNLVGEAITQSELAALINQVYETNLTYNAVSVDAYAAERKAALGDFIGTVIAGIYEGIKEGANEVPSDFEKATGRLHQSPLEMIKTFKGM, from the coding sequence AAAATTAGGAGCATCGATTGTAAGACACTTAATTAAAGCGATAGGAAAAGAAAATGTAATAGGAATTGCTCGTACACCTGAAAAAGCAGCCTATTTAGATGTAGAAATTAGAAAAGGAGATTATAACAATCGAGAAGATTTTGAAAAGGCATTGCAAGGAGTAGATGCAGTTCTTTTAGTTTCTGGAATGGATGATCCGAAGAAAAGAATTATACAACATAGAAATGTAATTGAAGCAGCTAAAAGCAACGGCGTTCAAAAAATAGTGTACACAAGTATTGTTGGTGCAGAAGAAAACAATGCATTTAGCCCTATTGTGCAAACAAATAGACAAACAGAAAAAGACGTTATCAATTCTGGTTTGGATTGGGTTATTGGAAGAAACGGTATTTACATTGAACCGGATTTAGAATATATTGATACCTATGTGAAAGATGGTGAAATAAGAAATTGTGCAGGTGAAGGTAAATGTATGTATACAAGCAGAGAAGAATTAGGTTTTGCCTACTCAAAAATGCTTTTAGAAGAAAAACACAATGGTAGTACCTACAATTTAGTTGGAGAAGCAATTACTCAAAGTGAATTAGCTGCTTTAATAAACCAGGTTTATGAAACTAATTTAACCTATAATGCTGTTTCTGTTGATGCTTATGCCGCTGAACGAAAAGCAGCATTGGGCGATTTTATAGGAACTGTAATTGCCGGAATTTACGAAGGCATAAAAGAAGGGGCAAATGAGGTTCCTTCAGATTTTGAAAAAGCGACAGGTAGATTGCATCAATCTCCTTTAGAAATGATAAAAACTTTTAAAGGAATGTAG
- a CDS encoding M1 family aminopeptidase yields the protein MKFLMNFSAFLLLIGGFTNHVVAQENTQLNKEQKSTFNKYEAFSPLFMTDQVNGFHSATGNPGSEYWQNRANYKIKATLDTIHQKIDGSVTIKYINNSPYNLEFLWLQLDQNTFKKESRGSALYPANDRNGVHTYTNGYELKNVAIKMDRGSKQKADYIVSDSRLQIRLPETLKAKGKDMEITINYSFDIPEHGKDRMGRVLTKNGWIYTLAQWYPRMEVMDEVDGWNTLPYLGTGEFYLDYGDFDYEITAPADMIVVGSGLLQNPKEVLTQYEQKQLEKAQKSDKTVSIQSVKQMLDRADHHKADKNGMLTWHFKIEQSRDISWAASNAFIWDAAKINLPKGKTALAQSLYPVENSGIDGYGRSTEYIKNSIELYSNKWFSYTYPVATNVGAHEGGMEYPGIVFCNYKSKGENLWGVINHEFGHNWFPMVVGSNERKFAWMDEGFNTFINDVDTKEFNNGEYYHTADLQSMGIRLFNEQLDPVFTVPDVIHNQGNLGVEAYYKPSTALQILRNTVLGQDRFDYAFKTYIKRWAFKHPTPWDFFNTMNSAAGEDLTWFWKGWFMNNWKLDQAVEGVKYVKGDPKNGALITLLNKNKMAMPVTLKITEANNTTKTVKLPVEVWMTGPEYVYNYESTTKIISVEIDPNHEVPDLNPANNTLTVLLDAPAGITAKSVINNYIQTIGGQNKLANVKDIATSMNTNIQGTAIKIETMKKDSNKYFMSISIPASNQVFVKYVVNGDQVSAMSNGVVQPLDTKQKQVILKEVVIFPELEYVQKGYKTELLGVQVTNGEQLYVVKITSPNGDVSKNYYNVTSGLKYKHEALGKTGNSITEYADYKTVDGIKIPFTQTSNNFGQNIEMKITEIKINKGIADSNFK from the coding sequence ATGAAATTTTTGATGAATTTTTCTGCCTTTTTATTACTAATTGGTGGATTTACAAACCATGTTGTTGCCCAAGAAAATACGCAACTAAACAAAGAACAAAAATCAACTTTTAACAAGTACGAAGCCTTCAGTCCTCTTTTTATGACAGACCAGGTAAATGGTTTTCATAGTGCTACAGGAAACCCAGGATCAGAATATTGGCAAAATAGGGCAAATTATAAAATTAAAGCTACGTTAGATACAATTCACCAAAAAATAGACGGTAGTGTAACTATTAAATATATTAATAACAGCCCTTATAATCTAGAATTTCTTTGGTTGCAATTAGATCAAAATACCTTTAAAAAAGAATCTCGTGGTTCTGCATTATACCCTGCAAATGACCGTAACGGCGTACATACGTATACAAATGGATACGAATTAAAAAATGTGGCTATTAAAATGGACAGAGGCAGTAAGCAGAAAGCAGATTATATAGTCTCTGATTCTCGTCTACAAATCCGATTACCAGAAACCCTGAAAGCAAAAGGAAAAGATATGGAAATTACCATCAATTATTCTTTTGATATTCCAGAGCACGGAAAAGACCGTATGGGAAGAGTACTTACAAAAAATGGTTGGATTTATACTTTAGCCCAATGGTACCCTAGAATGGAAGTAATGGATGAAGTAGATGGATGGAATACCCTACCCTATTTAGGTACCGGTGAATTTTACCTAGATTATGGAGATTTTGATTATGAAATTACAGCTCCTGCAGATATGATTGTAGTAGGTTCTGGATTGCTACAAAACCCGAAAGAAGTATTAACCCAATACGAGCAAAAACAATTAGAAAAAGCACAAAAAAGTGATAAAACAGTGAGTATTCAATCTGTAAAACAAATGTTAGACAGGGCAGATCATCACAAAGCAGATAAAAATGGCATGTTAACATGGCACTTTAAAATTGAACAAAGTAGAGATATTTCTTGGGCAGCTTCTAATGCCTTTATTTGGGATGCTGCAAAAATTAATTTACCAAAAGGAAAAACAGCTTTAGCACAATCTCTTTATCCTGTAGAAAACTCAGGAATAGATGGTTATGGCAGATCTACTGAATATATAAAAAATTCTATTGAATTGTATTCTAACAAATGGTTTTCATACACCTATCCTGTTGCTACAAATGTTGGCGCTCATGAAGGCGGAATGGAATATCCAGGAATTGTATTCTGTAATTATAAAAGCAAAGGAGAGAATCTTTGGGGCGTAATTAATCACGAATTTGGTCATAACTGGTTTCCAATGGTTGTAGGTTCTAATGAGCGTAAATTTGCTTGGATGGATGAAGGTTTTAATACTTTTATTAACGATGTTGATACCAAAGAATTTAACAATGGAGAATATTATCATACCGCAGATTTACAAAGTATGGGAATTCGTCTTTTTAACGAGCAATTAGATCCTGTTTTTACGGTGCCAGATGTAATTCATAATCAAGGTAATTTGGGTGTAGAAGCCTATTACAAACCGAGTACAGCTTTACAAATATTAAGAAACACAGTGCTTGGGCAAGATCGTTTTGATTATGCTTTTAAAACCTACATTAAAAGATGGGCTTTTAAACATCCTACTCCATGGGACTTTTTTAACACCATGAATAGTGCGGCAGGAGAAGATCTTACTTGGTTTTGGAAAGGTTGGTTTATGAACAATTGGAAACTAGATCAGGCTGTAGAAGGTGTAAAATATGTAAAAGGAGATCCTAAAAACGGGGCACTCATTACTCTTTTAAATAAAAATAAAATGGCAATGCCAGTAACCTTAAAAATTACTGAAGCAAACAATACCACAAAAACAGTAAAATTACCCGTAGAAGTTTGGATGACTGGGCCAGAATATGTGTATAATTATGAGTCTACTACTAAAATTATATCGGTAGAAATAGATCCTAATCACGAAGTACCAGACTTAAACCCTGCTAATAACACTTTAACCGTACTGTTAGATGCTCCTGCAGGAATTACTGCTAAAAGTGTAATAAACAACTATATTCAAACTATTGGCGGACAAAATAAATTGGCGAATGTGAAGGATATTGCTACAAGTATGAATACCAATATTCAGGGAACAGCAATTAAAATTGAAACCATGAAAAAGGATTCTAATAAATATTTTATGTCAATTTCTATTCCTGCTTCAAATCAAGTTTTTGTAAAATATGTTGTAAACGGAGACCAAGTATCTGCAATGAGTAACGGTGTAGTGCAGCCACTAGACACAAAACAAAAACAAGTAATTTTAAAAGAAGTCGTAATTTTTCCAGAATTAGAATATGTTCAAAAAGGTTATAAAACGGAACTTTTAGGAGTGCAAGTAACCAACGGAGAACAATTGTATGTTGTTAAAATAACAAGTCCAAATGGAGATGTTAGTAAAAATTATTACAATGTTACTTCTGGACTAAAATACAAGCACGAAGCGCTAGGAAAAACAGGTAACTCAATTACTGAATACGCTGATTACAAAACAGTAGACGGAATTAAAATTCCATTTACACAAACTTCTAATAATTTTGGACAAAATATAGAAATGAAAATCACAGAAATAAAGATTAATAAAGGCATTGCCGATTCTAATTTTAAATAA
- a CDS encoding DUF1853 family protein, with translation MTHQKTKDIQKRYEGFLQTPCLWNGNTIYGLHQFIIEPKSSKIDIDINEKLRLGKYIERFVSYQLKQEESISIICENIQIQREKITLGELDCILLQDKKPIHLEVIYKFYLYDASVGKSEIEHFIGPNRKDSLVEKLDKLKDKQLPLLYSNECNNYLKSIHLNVSDIKQQVYFKGQLFVPFSNKEHQLTVFNPNCIAGFYINKNELEKFKNCKFFIPNKKDWIVIPHKNVAWLNFEEIHLIVKEYYQRKFSPLCWMKKQNGEILKIFLVWW, from the coding sequence ATGACACATCAAAAAACAAAAGACATTCAGAAAAGATATGAGGGCTTTTTACAAACTCCTTGTTTGTGGAATGGCAATACTATTTATGGCTTACACCAATTTATAATTGAACCAAAATCATCAAAAATTGATATAGACATCAATGAAAAACTGCGTTTAGGAAAATACATAGAACGTTTTGTTTCTTATCAACTAAAACAAGAAGAATCGATTTCTATTATTTGTGAAAACATCCAAATTCAACGAGAAAAAATTACTTTAGGTGAATTGGATTGTATTCTTCTACAAGATAAAAAACCTATTCATTTAGAAGTTATTTACAAATTCTATTTATATGATGCTTCAGTTGGTAAATCTGAAATTGAACATTTTATTGGTCCGAATAGAAAAGATTCTCTTGTTGAAAAATTAGATAAATTAAAAGACAAACAATTGCCTCTTCTCTACTCTAATGAATGCAACAATTATTTGAAATCCATCCATTTAAATGTATCAGATATAAAACAACAAGTCTATTTTAAAGGGCAATTATTTGTTCCTTTTTCTAATAAAGAACATCAGTTAACAGTATTTAATCCAAATTGTATTGCTGGTTTTTACATCAACAAAAACGAATTAGAAAAGTTTAAAAATTGCAAGTTTTTTATCCCAAATAAAAAAGACTGGATTGTGATTCCTCATAAAAATGTAGCCTGGTTAAATTTTGAAGAAATCCACCTTATTGTTAAGGAATATTATCAAAGAAAATTCTCACCACTTTGCTGGATGAAAAAGCAAAATGGCGAGATTTTAAAAATATTTTTAGTTTGGTGGTAG
- a CDS encoding DUF2461 domain-containing protein, with product MQFEKSSFQFLKDLQENNNREWFTEHKPTFVKHQKNLKELFLEIQSDLEKHDEIDKMKIYRIYRDVRFSKDKTPYNPRFAVSFSRLGKQLRGGYFLQIKPGETLLGGGFWLPEKDDLYRLRKEIEQDAFEFREILEDKKFVKYFGGKFSGDELKSAPRGFDKEHKDIDLLRKKGFVATRNFTDAEVLAPNFLEEVDKSFKALRPFFNLFSDVLTTNLNGESIV from the coding sequence ATGCAATTCGAAAAATCGAGCTTTCAGTTTTTAAAAGATTTACAAGAAAATAATAATAGAGAATGGTTTACAGAGCACAAACCTACTTTTGTAAAGCATCAAAAAAATCTAAAAGAATTATTTTTAGAAATACAATCGGATTTAGAAAAACATGATGAAATTGATAAAATGAAAATTTATCGTATTTATAGAGATGTTCGTTTTTCTAAAGATAAAACACCTTACAATCCAAGATTTGCTGTTTCTTTCTCTAGATTAGGAAAACAACTACGCGGTGGTTATTTTTTACAAATTAAACCAGGAGAAACTTTATTAGGCGGTGGTTTTTGGCTACCAGAAAAAGATGATTTGTACCGATTAAGAAAAGAAATAGAACAGGATGCATTTGAATTTCGTGAAATTTTAGAAGATAAGAAATTTGTAAAATACTTTGGTGGGAAATTTAGCGGAGATGAATTAAAATCTGCTCCAAGAGGTTTTGATAAAGAACATAAAGACATCGATTTATTACGTAAAAAAGGTTTTGTAGCTACTAGAAATTTTACAGATGCAGAAGTATTAGCGCCTAATTTTTTAGAAGAAGTAGACAAAAGTTTTAAGGCATTACGTCCGTTTTTTAATTTGTTTAGTGATGTTTTAACAACAAATTTAAATGGGGAGAGTATTGTTTAA
- a CDS encoding sugar phosphate nucleotidyltransferase, which translates to MTITSEKHTNKNRITTALLLAAGTGSRLFPITKDAPKCLTLVSEKSMLARLVTNLTAQGFTRLVIVTGYKQECIVDFLGNQIDGLNIEYVHSPLYKTTNNIYSLWMARKSIQEPFVLIESDLVLDTSLLTNMMYPDRIAVAKMQPWLNGTTVTINNQNKVIQFQEGTTETYTETRYKTVNIYSFSLESWQEITKKLNLYISAGSVNSYYETVFTVLVDEKKLQLEAVSFDEKPWYEVDTILDLAEAEKLFPTVTEKEIEFALY; encoded by the coding sequence ATGACCATTACTTCAGAAAAACATACAAATAAAAACAGAATCACTACTGCATTATTACTTGCCGCCGGAACGGGAAGTCGCCTTTTTCCTATAACAAAAGACGCACCAAAATGTTTAACTTTAGTCAGTGAAAAATCGATGTTAGCGCGTTTGGTAACCAATTTAACAGCACAAGGTTTTACGCGCCTAGTAATTGTAACAGGTTACAAACAAGAATGTATTGTAGACTTTTTGGGCAACCAAATAGATGGTTTAAATATTGAGTATGTACACAGTCCGTTATACAAAACTACCAATAATATTTATTCACTTTGGATGGCTCGTAAAAGCATCCAAGAACCTTTTGTTCTCATAGAAAGCGACTTGGTTTTAGATACCTCTTTATTAACCAATATGATGTATCCAGATAGAATTGCCGTTGCCAAAATGCAACCTTGGCTTAACGGAACTACCGTAACTATTAACAATCAAAATAAGGTGATACAGTTTCAAGAAGGCACCACAGAAACATATACAGAAACACGTTATAAGACCGTAAATATTTATAGTTTTTCACTAGAATCTTGGCAAGAAATTACTAAAAAACTGAATCTCTATATTTCTGCAGGAAGCGTAAACTCTTATTACGAAACGGTTTTTACTGTATTGGTAGATGAGAAAAAATTGCAATTAGAAGCTGTTTCTTTCGATGAAAAACCATGGTACGAAGTAGACACAATCCTAGATTTAGCAGAAGCTGAAAAACTGTTTCCTACTGTTACCGAAAAAGAAATTGAATTCGCCTTATATTAA
- a CDS encoding class I SAM-dependent methyltransferase, with product MDKKTKKPWPTKDAMDQVYKMNLWGSNNSEFYSGSGSHQPEIIAPYIETISSFLTSFKNPITVLDLGCGDFNIGKNFVKYTDNYVAVDIVSELIKYNQENFKTDNLKFECLDIAVDDLPKADCVILRQVLQHLSNTEVQRVTQKLANYKYVILTEHIPAGSFIPNKDIISGQGIRIKKQSGIDLLTTPFHLKIKEEKELLTYTLEDGKGIIVTTLYTIF from the coding sequence ATGGATAAAAAAACAAAGAAACCTTGGCCAACAAAAGATGCTATGGATCAGGTTTATAAAATGAATCTCTGGGGAAGTAATAATTCTGAGTTTTATTCTGGCTCTGGCTCTCATCAACCAGAAATAATAGCACCTTATATAGAAACTATTAGCTCTTTTTTAACTTCTTTTAAAAATCCAATTACAGTTTTAGATTTGGGATGTGGAGATTTTAACATTGGTAAAAACTTTGTAAAATATACTGATAATTATGTGGCTGTAGATATTGTATCAGAATTGATAAAATATAATCAAGAAAACTTTAAAACGGATAATTTAAAGTTTGAATGTTTAGATATTGCTGTTGATGATTTACCAAAAGCAGACTGTGTTATTTTAAGACAAGTTTTACAACATTTATCAAACACAGAAGTACAAAGAGTAACACAGAAACTAGCAAATTATAAATATGTAATTCTTACAGAACACATTCCTGCAGGAAGTTTTATTCCAAATAAAGATATTATTTCCGGACAAGGAATAAGAATAAAAAAACAAAGCGGAATTGACTTATTAACAACTCCTTTTCATTTGAAAATTAAAGAAGAAAAAGAATTATTGACTTATACTTTAGAAGATGGTAAGGGCATTATTGTTACCACGCTTTATACTATTTTTTAG
- a CDS encoding RNA polymerase sigma factor yields the protein MEANQPHITNLIKRCKKSDKNAQLDLYKGYYQAMYNTAYRILKDNFEAEDIMQEAFLTVFTKMDSYKGEVTFGAWLKRIVINKSLTQLKKNNRYQEVKMDVILDDEVEEETIDYTGLKVKNVLSCLQSLKENYRLVLTLHLIEGYDYEEISQILDYSNENVRTTVSRAKKKLKQVLLAENSKAQAYGR from the coding sequence TTGGAAGCTAATCAACCACATATAACCAACCTTATAAAACGCTGCAAAAAGTCAGATAAAAATGCACAGTTAGATTTGTACAAAGGGTATTACCAAGCCATGTACAATACTGCATATCGTATTTTAAAAGATAATTTTGAAGCGGAAGATATTATGCAAGAAGCGTTTTTAACGGTTTTTACAAAGATGGATAGTTATAAGGGTGAAGTTACTTTTGGAGCGTGGTTAAAAAGAATAGTAATTAATAAAAGTTTAACGCAATTAAAGAAAAATAACAGGTATCAAGAAGTGAAAATGGACGTAATTCTTGATGATGAAGTTGAAGAAGAAACGATTGATTATACAGGTTTAAAAGTAAAAAATGTATTGAGTTGTTTGCAAAGTTTAAAAGAAAACTACCGTTTGGTGTTAACCTTACATTTAATAGAGGGGTATGATTATGAAGAAATTTCTCAGATTTTAGACTACTCGAACGAAAATGTGAGAACAACCGTTTCTAGAGCAAAAAAGAAATTAAAGCAAGTATTACTTGCAGAGAATAGTAAAGCACAAGCGTATGGAAGATAA
- the lon gene encoding endopeptidase La, translating to MSKPKIMHLDNMSLHSMLNEDSELIPLMTPEDEEIINKESVPEILAILPLRNTVLFPGVVIPITAGRDASIQLIKDANKGDKVIGVVAQRNEDEEEPTLKDIHTTGVVAQILRVLKMPDGNTTVIIQGKKRFEIDAIVQDKPYLKATVKEAIEDRSVDDEKEFEAIIESIKEQALEVIKENPMLPSEASFAIKNIKSDSFLVNFISSNMDLSVAQKQVILEKDNLKERALLALKNLNKELQKLKLRNDIQSKTREDLDQQQREYYLNQQLKTIQDELGGVSNDEELEEMRKQAKTKKWGKEVGETFEKELNRLKRMNPQAAEYGVQRSYLELLLELPWGIYSEDKFDLKFATKVLNRDHFGLEEVKERIIEHLAVLKLRGDMKSPIICLYGPPGVGKTSLGKSVAEALGRKYVRMSLGGLRDEAEIRGHRKTYIGAMPGRLIQNIKKAGTSNPVFVLDEIDKLSNSHQGDPSSAMLEVLDPEQNESFYDNYLEVGYDLSKVLFIATANNLGQIPWALRDRMEIINVSGYTIEEKIEIAKRHLLPKQLKEHGLTTAHLKLGKKQLEQIVEGYTRESGVRGLEKKIAKVVRFAAKSIALEEEYDIAISSEKIENILGTPRFRDKFENNDVAGVVTGLAWTSVGGDILFIESILSKGKGNLSITGNLGTVMKESATIALQYIKSNAEELGIKQEVLEKYNVHIHVPEGATPKDGPSAGITMLTSLVSSFTQRKIKNKLAMTGEITLRGKVLPVGGIKEKILAAKRANIKEIILCKENEKDILEIKESYLKGMTFHYVTEMKEVIELALTKQKVKNAKKLG from the coding sequence ATGAGCAAACCAAAAATAATGCATTTAGACAATATGTCGCTACATAGTATGTTGAATGAAGATTCTGAATTAATACCGTTAATGACTCCAGAAGATGAGGAGATTATTAACAAGGAAAGTGTTCCAGAAATTTTAGCCATTTTACCTTTAAGAAACACCGTATTGTTTCCGGGAGTTGTAATTCCTATTACAGCCGGTAGAGATGCTTCTATTCAATTAATAAAAGACGCAAACAAGGGCGATAAAGTAATTGGTGTTGTTGCACAAAGAAATGAAGACGAAGAAGAACCAACTTTAAAAGACATCCATACAACTGGTGTTGTTGCACAAATTTTACGTGTTTTAAAAATGCCAGATGGTAACACAACCGTTATCATTCAAGGTAAAAAACGTTTCGAAATTGATGCTATTGTTCAAGACAAACCGTATTTAAAAGCAACGGTAAAAGAAGCTATTGAAGACAGAAGTGTTGATGATGAAAAAGAATTTGAAGCAATTATAGAATCTATTAAAGAACAAGCTTTAGAGGTAATTAAAGAAAACCCAATGTTACCTAGTGAAGCTTCTTTTGCAATTAAAAACATAAAATCAGATTCGTTTTTGGTGAATTTTATTTCATCGAACATGGATTTATCTGTAGCTCAAAAACAAGTAATTTTAGAAAAAGATAATCTAAAAGAGCGTGCCTTGTTAGCTTTAAAAAACCTAAATAAAGAGCTTCAGAAGTTAAAATTACGTAATGATATTCAGTCTAAAACACGTGAAGATTTAGACCAACAACAACGTGAGTATTATTTAAATCAGCAGTTAAAAACCATTCAAGATGAATTAGGTGGTGTTTCTAATGACGAAGAGTTAGAAGAAATGCGCAAGCAGGCTAAAACTAAAAAATGGGGCAAAGAAGTTGGTGAAACTTTTGAAAAAGAGTTGAATCGCTTAAAAAGAATGAACCCACAAGCTGCGGAATATGGTGTTCAGAGAAGCTATTTAGAATTATTACTAGAGTTACCTTGGGGCATCTACTCTGAAGATAAATTCGACTTAAAATTTGCAACTAAAGTTTTAAATAGAGACCATTTTGGTTTAGAAGAAGTAAAAGAAAGAATTATAGAACACTTAGCCGTTTTAAAGTTAAGGGGAGATATGAAATCGCCAATTATCTGTTTATACGGACCTCCAGGAGTTGGTAAAACTTCTTTAGGAAAATCTGTTGCAGAGGCATTAGGTCGTAAATATGTCCGTATGTCTTTAGGTGGTTTGCGTGATGAAGCAGAAATTAGAGGACACAGAAAGACCTATATTGGTGCTATGCCAGGGCGATTAATTCAGAATATTAAAAAAGCAGGAACATCGAATCCCGTTTTTGTTTTAGATGAAATTGACAAACTAAGCAATAGCCATCAAGGAGATCCTTCTTCTGCCATGTTAGAAGTTTTAGATCCGGAACAAAATGAATCTTTTTACGACAATTATTTAGAAGTTGGTTATGATTTATCTAAAGTACTTTTTATCGCAACTGCAAATAACTTAGGTCAAATTCCTTGGGCATTGCGCGATAGAATGGAAATTATAAATGTTTCTGGATATACCATTGAAGAAAAAATAGAAATTGCCAAAAGACATTTATTACCAAAACAATTAAAAGAACACGGTTTAACAACTGCACATTTAAAGTTAGGTAAAAAACAATTAGAGCAAATTGTAGAAGGTTATACACGTGAATCTGGTGTACGTGGTTTAGAAAAGAAAATTGCCAAAGTAGTTCGATTCGCTGCAAAATCTATCGCTTTAGAAGAAGAATATGATATTGCTATTTCATCAGAAAAAATAGAAAATATTTTAGGAACACCAAGATTTAGAGATAAATTTGAGAACAATGATGTTGCTGGTGTAGTTACCGGTTTAGCTTGGACAAGCGTAGGTGGAGATATTTTATTTATAGAATCTATTTTATCTAAAGGAAAAGGAAACCTTTCTATTACAGGTAATTTAGGAACCGTAATGAAAGAATCTGCTACCATTGCTTTACAATACATTAAATCAAATGCAGAAGAATTAGGTATTAAGCAAGAGGTTTTAGAAAAATACAATGTACACATTCACGTACCTGAAGGTGCAACTCCAAAAGACGGACCAAGTGCAGGTATAACCATGTTAACCTCTTTGGTTTCTTCTTTTACACAACGTAAAATTAAAAATAAATTAGCCATGACTGGCGAAATTACTTTACGAGGAAAAGTGTTGCCTGTTGGCGGAATTAAAGAAAAAATATTAGCGGCTAAAAGAGCAAATATTAAAGAAATAATTCTGTGTAAAGAAAATGAAAAAGACATTTTAGAAATAAAAGAAAGCTACTTAAAGGGCATGACTTTTCATTATGTAACAGAAATGAAAGAAGTAATAGAATTAGCGCTTACAAAACAAAAAGTAAAGAATGCTAAGAAGTTAGGCTAA